In Chromatiaceae bacterium, a single genomic region encodes these proteins:
- a CDS encoding IS5 family transposase, with the protein MQPGFFDDEDRLAKLEKLGDPLPRLDSIVDWRAFRPLLKVIHQKQRKSNAGRKPHDVTLMFKMLVLQALYNLSDDQTEFQVRDRLSFQRFLGLSPEDTVPDAKTLWLFREQLARHGLIDKLFQRFDEQLWASGLMPKGGQIVDASLVNVPKNRNTRDENKQIKEGKTPDGWDDKPNMKRQKDEDARWTKKHGKSHYGYKNHINVDKEHKLIRRYAVTDASVHDGQVFDDLLDDENSGRSVWADSAYRSEAREEQLRGCGYRSRIHRKGSSRRTLNKQEQATNHRRSKTRARVEHVFGDQRTCQGSILVRTKGKVRAAVKIGLMNLTYNMRRLEFLLRPQSACCTG; encoded by the coding sequence ATGCAACCAGGATTTTTCGACGATGAGGATCGGCTGGCAAAGCTTGAGAAACTGGGTGACCCGCTGCCGCGGCTGGACAGCATCGTGGACTGGAGAGCCTTCCGTCCGCTGCTGAAGGTTATCCATCAGAAGCAACGCAAGAGCAACGCCGGGCGGAAGCCGCACGACGTGACGCTGATGTTCAAGATGCTGGTGCTCCAAGCCCTGTACAACCTCTCTGATGACCAGACAGAGTTCCAGGTCCGTGATCGGTTGTCGTTTCAGCGCTTCCTCGGGCTCTCGCCGGAAGATACCGTGCCGGATGCCAAGACGCTGTGGCTGTTTCGCGAGCAACTGGCGCGTCACGGGCTGATCGACAAGCTGTTCCAGCGCTTTGATGAGCAGTTGTGGGCATCCGGGTTGATGCCGAAGGGCGGGCAGATCGTCGATGCCAGTCTGGTGAACGTGCCGAAGAACCGGAACACGCGGGACGAGAATAAGCAGATCAAGGAAGGCAAGACGCCCGATGGCTGGGACGACAAGCCGAACATGAAACGGCAGAAGGATGAAGACGCTCGCTGGACCAAGAAGCACGGCAAGAGCCACTACGGCTACAAGAACCACATCAACGTGGACAAAGAGCACAAGCTGATCCGGCGCTATGCGGTGACCGACGCCAGCGTGCACGACGGCCAGGTCTTTGACGACCTGCTCGACGATGAGAATAGCGGTCGTTCGGTCTGGGCGGACTCGGCCTACCGGTCCGAGGCGCGCGAAGAGCAGCTGCGCGGGTGCGGCTACCGTAGCCGCATTCACCGCAAGGGCAGCAGTCGGCGCACGTTGAACAAACAGGAACAAGCGACCAACCATCGGCGCTCGAAGACACGCGCTCGTGTCGAACATGTCTTCGGTGATCAGCGTACATGCCAGGGCAGCATTCTGGTGCGAACCAAGGGAAAAGTCCGGGCGGCAGTGAAGATCGGATTGATGAACCTGACGTACAACATGCGACGGCTGGAATTTTTGCTCAGGCCGCAATCTGCCTGCTGTACAGGCTGA